From a region of the Geothrix sp. 21YS21S-2 genome:
- a CDS encoding prolyl oligopeptidase family protein has translation MRPIAFALLLLAGSGWGGSAPPPVTETLHGVTIRDGHRWLENGQDPAVVAWSAERNARARAVLDGLPGVQILRRRITALMMNRPPSLGGLVWRPGRIFALRHDPAHRQQPDLVVLGSIAPGAQPRVLLDLMALDPTGGTAIDWFVPSLDGAKVAVSLSRGGSEEGTLHVYDTATGKETGDVIPRVQVGTGGGSLAWARDGLGFWYTRYPRKGERPAADLDFFQQVHFHRLGTADSADAHEVGRAFPRIAETRLASSEDGRAQFALVEKGDGGDYALWLRHAGRWSQVAREEDGIIDAQFGRDGALWLLSKKDAPRHKVLRMPLANPVLAKARVVIPQQEGILTELAPGRTRVYVAELLGGPSRVRQFDLKGRELPGTIPAPPVSTNAGLQSLEGDDVFFFSTGFTRPMEGLVYRAAAGRLEPTLVRTTPLADFGDAEVIREEATSKDGTRIPMFILQPKGTRRDGKAPTLVTGYGGFGVSTQPYYSDLAHVLLEQGVVQVHTALRGGGEFGEAWHDAGRLTRKQNVFDDFIACAERMVQLGYTTPSRLAIEGGSNGGLLMGAALTQRPDLFRAVVSHVGIYDMIHVEDSPNGQFNTTEFGTVKDPEQFKAMYAYSPYHRVKDGVAYPSVLFLTGANDPRVDPMQSRKMAARLQEANPGGEVLLRTSADTGHGIGSPLSARIAIAVDVDAWLLKALGVDVKEN, from the coding sequence ATGCGGCCGATCGCCTTTGCCCTGCTCCTCCTTGCCGGTTCCGGATGGGGGGGCTCGGCGCCTCCGCCCGTCACGGAGACGCTTCACGGGGTGACGATCCGGGACGGCCACCGCTGGCTGGAGAACGGCCAGGACCCCGCGGTCGTGGCCTGGAGCGCGGAGCGGAACGCGCGGGCCCGGGCGGTCCTGGACGGGCTGCCGGGGGTGCAGATCCTGCGCAGGCGCATCACCGCCCTGATGATGAACCGCCCGCCCAGCCTGGGCGGCCTGGTGTGGCGGCCGGGGCGCATCTTCGCCCTGCGCCACGACCCCGCCCACCGCCAGCAGCCCGACCTGGTGGTGCTGGGCTCCATCGCTCCGGGCGCCCAGCCCCGGGTGCTCCTGGACCTGATGGCCCTCGACCCCACCGGCGGCACCGCCATCGACTGGTTCGTGCCGTCCCTGGACGGCGCCAAGGTGGCCGTGTCCCTGTCCCGGGGCGGCAGCGAGGAGGGGACGCTCCACGTGTACGACACCGCCACCGGCAAGGAGACCGGGGACGTCATCCCGCGGGTCCAGGTCGGGACCGGAGGCGGGAGCCTGGCCTGGGCCAGGGACGGCCTGGGGTTCTGGTACACCCGGTATCCGCGCAAGGGGGAAAGGCCGGCCGCGGACCTGGACTTCTTCCAGCAGGTCCACTTCCACCGCCTGGGCACCGCTGATTCCGCGGACGCCCACGAGGTGGGCAGGGCCTTCCCGCGCATCGCCGAGACCCGCCTGGCCTCCTCCGAGGACGGCAGGGCCCAGTTCGCCCTGGTGGAGAAGGGCGACGGCGGGGACTACGCCCTCTGGCTGCGCCACGCCGGGCGCTGGTCCCAGGTGGCCCGCGAGGAGGACGGCATCATCGACGCGCAGTTCGGCCGCGACGGCGCCCTCTGGCTCCTCAGCAAGAAGGACGCGCCCCGCCACAAGGTGCTGCGCATGCCCCTGGCGAACCCGGTCCTGGCCAAGGCCAGGGTCGTGATCCCGCAGCAGGAGGGCATCCTCACCGAACTGGCCCCCGGCAGGACCCGGGTCTACGTGGCGGAACTGCTGGGCGGCCCCTCCCGGGTGCGCCAGTTCGACCTCAAGGGCCGGGAGCTCCCCGGGACGATCCCCGCGCCCCCGGTCTCGACGAACGCCGGGCTCCAGTCCCTGGAAGGCGATGACGTCTTCTTCTTCTCGACGGGCTTCACCCGCCCCATGGAAGGACTCGTTTACCGGGCCGCGGCCGGCCGCCTCGAGCCCACCCTGGTGCGGACCACGCCCCTGGCCGACTTCGGCGACGCGGAGGTCATCCGGGAGGAGGCGACGTCCAAGGACGGCACGCGCATCCCCATGTTCATCCTCCAGCCCAAGGGCACCCGAAGGGACGGCAAGGCTCCCACCCTGGTCACCGGCTACGGGGGCTTCGGCGTCAGCACCCAGCCCTACTACAGCGACCTGGCCCATGTGCTCCTCGAACAGGGCGTCGTCCAGGTGCACACCGCCCTGCGGGGCGGCGGGGAGTTCGGGGAGGCCTGGCACGACGCCGGCCGCCTGACCCGGAAGCAGAACGTCTTCGACGACTTCATCGCCTGCGCGGAGCGGATGGTCCAGCTGGGCTACACGACCCCGTCGCGCCTGGCCATCGAAGGCGGCTCCAACGGCGGCCTGCTCATGGGCGCGGCCCTGACCCAGCGGCCCGACCTCTTCCGCGCCGTGGTCTCCCACGTGGGCATCTACGACATGATCCACGTGGAGGACTCGCCCAACGGGCAGTTCAACACGACGGAGTTCGGCACGGTGAAGGACCCTGAGCAGTTCAAGGCCATGTACGCCTACTCCCCCTACCACCGCGTGAAGGACGGCGTCGCCTACCCCTCCGTGCTCTTCCTCACCGGCGCCAACGACCCCCGGGTGGACCCCATGCAGTCGCGCAAGATGGCCGCCAGGCTGCAGGAGGCCAATCCAGGCGGGGAGGTGCTGTTGCGCACCAGCGCCGACACCGGCCACGGCATCGGGTCCCCCCTTTCCGCCCGGATCGCCATCGCGGTGGACGTGGACGCATGGCTCCTCAAGGCGCTGGGCGTGGACGTGAAGGAAAACTAG
- a CDS encoding 4Fe-4S dicluster domain-containing protein: MDLREKSRQLLESGDVKAVIGYEQGTMGARRPAFVKKAEKADRLVFDEACAQNLATYLTRPEIRKLGRVAITARPDTLRAILQLMAERQVKEENVLALAGDGTVELASAQAIEEHLATSAKELPARDREILERLSKMDRAQRWAFWQGELSRCVKCYACRNSCPMCYCGHCTMDCNRPQWVPVASHALGNLEYHMVRAMHLAGRCVECGDCGRACPVGIPIHLLTFNCEESVHHQFGQRAGASSKLDYALSTFRPDDKETFIR, encoded by the coding sequence ATGGACCTGAGAGAAAAATCCCGGCAGCTCCTGGAAAGCGGCGACGTCAAGGCCGTCATCGGCTACGAGCAGGGCACCATGGGCGCCCGGCGCCCGGCCTTCGTCAAGAAGGCCGAAAAGGCCGATCGCCTCGTCTTCGACGAGGCCTGCGCGCAGAACCTCGCCACCTACCTCACCCGCCCCGAGATCAGGAAGCTCGGGCGCGTGGCCATCACCGCCCGGCCCGACACCCTGCGCGCCATCCTCCAGCTCATGGCCGAGCGCCAGGTCAAGGAGGAGAACGTCCTCGCCCTGGCCGGGGACGGCACCGTGGAGCTCGCCTCGGCCCAGGCCATCGAGGAGCACCTGGCCACCTCGGCCAAGGAGCTCCCCGCCAGGGACCGCGAGATCCTGGAGCGCCTCTCGAAGATGGACCGGGCCCAGCGCTGGGCCTTCTGGCAGGGCGAGCTGAGCCGCTGCGTGAAGTGCTACGCCTGCCGCAACAGCTGCCCCATGTGCTACTGCGGCCACTGCACCATGGACTGCAACCGCCCCCAGTGGGTGCCGGTGGCCAGCCACGCGCTGGGCAACCTGGAGTACCACATGGTGCGCGCCATGCACCTGGCGGGGCGCTGCGTGGAGTGCGGAGACTGCGGCCGGGCCTGCCCCGTGGGCATCCCCATCCACCTCCTCACCTTCAACTGCGAAGAGAGCGTGCACCACCAGTTCGGCCAGAGGGCCGGGGCCAGCTCGAAGCTGGACTACGCCCTGTCCACCTTCCGTCCCGACGACAAAGAGACCTTCATCCGGTAG
- a CDS encoding GNAT family N-acetyltransferase yields the protein MTRTIRPALATDAEAIAAIGRRSFVWAFGHLYPRKEVLDRYLDATYSVAKIAASLAKPANVYFVAEGDRIEGFLKLKAESPDRWQTQKLYIDPDLIQGGAGKQLMAAGEEAMLRRGVASSWLVVYEGNGRALRFYAGLGYAPAGTRTLDFEGTLIRFLEMEKTFLAP from the coding sequence ATGACCCGCACCATCCGCCCCGCCCTCGCCACCGACGCCGAAGCCATCGCCGCCATCGGCCGCCGCAGCTTCGTGTGGGCCTTCGGCCACCTCTACCCCCGCAAGGAGGTCCTGGACCGCTATCTGGACGCGACCTACTCGGTGGCGAAGATCGCCGCCAGCCTCGCCAAGCCCGCCAACGTCTACTTCGTCGCGGAGGGCGACCGGATCGAAGGCTTCCTGAAGCTGAAGGCGGAAAGCCCGGATCGCTGGCAGACCCAGAAGCTCTACATCGATCCGGACCTCATCCAGGGCGGCGCCGGCAAACAGCTCATGGCCGCCGGGGAGGAGGCCATGCTCCGCCGGGGGGTGGCGTCGTCCTGGCTCGTGGTCTATGAGGGGAACGGGCGCGCGCTTCGCTTCTATGCCGGCCTGGGCTATGCCCCGGCAGGGACCCGGACCCTGGACTTCGAGGGGACCCTCATCCGGTTCCTGGAAATGGAAAAGACGTTCCTGGCCCCGTAG
- a CDS encoding FAD/NAD(P)-binding protein, whose product MTDTNIYLPHLMRIAKITEEAPAVKTFRLEFMDAAAAAAFSFETGQFGLYSAFGEGESTFCIASSPTRKGYIECTFREAGRVTAALADKEEGDVVGFRGPYGNRFPIEQWKGKNLVFIAGGIALPPLRSVIWNCLDLRDWFKDITIVYGARSVADLVYKDELKEWEARPDVNLVVTVDPGGDVPGWTGKVGFVPPVVEALNPSPDNTIALVCGPPIMIKLTLPVLAKLGFPPEAIFTTLENRMKCGLGKCGRCNTGSSYVCKDGPVYTLEQLNSLPAEY is encoded by the coding sequence ATGACCGACACCAACATCTACCTCCCCCACCTCATGCGCATCGCGAAGATCACGGAGGAAGCCCCCGCCGTGAAGACCTTCCGGCTGGAGTTCATGGATGCGGCCGCCGCCGCGGCCTTCAGCTTCGAGACCGGCCAGTTCGGCCTCTACAGCGCCTTCGGCGAAGGCGAGTCCACCTTCTGCATCGCCTCCTCCCCCACCCGCAAGGGCTACATCGAATGCACCTTCCGCGAGGCGGGCCGGGTCACCGCGGCCCTGGCCGACAAGGAGGAGGGCGACGTGGTGGGCTTCCGGGGCCCCTACGGCAACCGCTTTCCCATCGAGCAGTGGAAGGGGAAGAACCTGGTCTTCATCGCCGGCGGCATCGCCCTGCCCCCGCTGCGCAGCGTCATCTGGAACTGCCTGGACCTGCGGGACTGGTTCAAGGACATCACCATCGTCTACGGCGCCCGCAGCGTCGCCGACCTGGTGTACAAGGACGAGCTCAAGGAATGGGAGGCCCGTCCCGACGTGAACCTGGTGGTCACCGTGGACCCCGGGGGCGACGTCCCCGGCTGGACCGGCAAGGTGGGCTTCGTCCCCCCCGTGGTGGAGGCCCTCAACCCCAGCCCCGACAACACCATCGCCCTGGTGTGCGGCCCGCCCATCATGATCAAGCTCACGCTGCCCGTGCTGGCCAAGCTGGGTTTCCCCCCGGAGGCCATCTTCACGACCCTGGAGAACCGCATGAAGTGCGGGCTGGGCAAGTGCGGCCGGTGCAACACGGGCAGCAGCTATGTCTGCAAGGACGGGCCGGTGTATACGCTTGAGCAGTTGAACAGCCTGCCGGCCGAGTACTAG
- the asd gene encoding archaetidylserine decarboxylase (Phosphatidylserine decarboxylase is synthesized as a single chain precursor. Generation of the pyruvoyl active site from a Ser is coupled to cleavage of a Gly-Ser bond between the larger (beta) and smaller (alpha chains). It is an integral membrane protein.): MTSWPLSLSLLRVYPKKLGSAAAGWAAGRTLPGGLREAVLGRFVRAYGLDMAEAERPLADYPSLQALFTRRLKPGLRPQAPEAPGCVNSPVDGLLIASGRIQAGRAIQAKGLPYGIGELLKHDPGAARFEGGHYLTLYLSPRDYHRIHVPIRGLVTAVGRVEGELWPVNDASTTHVPRLYERNRRATWVALGAGPDEGLEVAAVAVGATHVGGVIIDGRWLSGRTLPRDGSLPVDLLPCAPGDDLGTFQFGSTVVLLIGGPGAARWEPALTAGPVRVGQRLGLFR, translated from the coding sequence ATGACTTCCTGGCCCCTTTCCCTTTCCCTCCTGCGCGTCTACCCCAAGAAGCTCGGCTCCGCCGCGGCGGGGTGGGCCGCCGGCCGCACCCTCCCGGGAGGCCTCCGGGAGGCCGTCCTGGGCCGCTTCGTGCGGGCCTACGGCCTGGACATGGCCGAAGCCGAGCGTCCCCTGGCCGACTACCCCAGCCTCCAGGCCCTCTTCACGAGGCGCCTGAAGCCCGGCCTGAGGCCCCAGGCCCCGGAGGCCCCGGGCTGCGTCAACAGCCCCGTGGACGGCCTCCTCATCGCCTCCGGCCGCATCCAGGCCGGCCGGGCCATCCAGGCCAAGGGCCTCCCCTACGGCATCGGCGAGCTCCTCAAGCACGACCCCGGCGCGGCCCGCTTCGAGGGGGGCCACTACCTGACCCTCTACCTGTCCCCCAGGGACTACCACCGCATCCACGTTCCCATCCGCGGGCTGGTGACCGCCGTGGGCCGGGTGGAGGGGGAGCTCTGGCCCGTGAACGACGCCAGCACCACCCATGTCCCCCGCCTCTACGAGCGCAACCGCCGGGCCACCTGGGTGGCCCTGGGCGCGGGCCCCGACGAGGGGCTGGAGGTGGCCGCGGTGGCGGTGGGCGCCACCCACGTGGGGGGCGTGATCATCGACGGGCGGTGGCTCAGCGGCCGGACCCTCCCCCGGGACGGGTCGCTGCCCGTGGACCTCCTGCCCTGCGCCCCCGGGGACGACCTGGGCACGTTCCAGTTCGGGAGCACCGTGGTGCTGCTCATCGGCGGGCCCGGCGCGGCCCGGTGGGAGCCTGCCCTGACGGCGGGACCGGTGCGGGTGGGCCAGCGCCTGGGGCTGTTCCGGTGA
- a CDS encoding CoB--CoM heterodisulfide reductase iron-sulfur subunit A family protein: protein MSRIGVFTCHCGENIGATVDCAKVAECTRNVPGVVHSVDYKYMCSDPGQTMIKEAIKEHNLTGVVVAACSPRMHEPTFRNAVEEAGLNPYLCEMANLREHCSWVHEKVDATTDKAADLIRVMVEKVKHNTPLLPIRVPVTKRALVLGGGIAGIQAALDIANAGHKVVLVEKSPSIGGHMSQLSETFPTLDCSQCILTPRMVEAARHPNITLMTYAELEKLEGFIGNFKATIRKKARQLDEKLCTGCGMCITKCPQKKIPDEFNEGLGKRSAIYVPFPQAVPNKPVIDKDNCTFYKSGKCKVCEKMCPTGAIRFDQQDELVTLDVGAIVLATGFKVMRTDKFPEYGYGKYADVIDGLQFERLASASGPTLGAMKRPSDGKAPETIVFVACSGSRDRAKGVPYCSKICCMYTAKHAMLYKHKMHHGKAYVFYMDIRSGGKDYDEFVRRAIEEDDVKYIRGRVSRIYEEDGQLIVKGADTLLGGEPVEIKADMVVLATAVQAQDGSEELAQKLHVSYDPYHFFAESHPKLKPVETNTAGIYLAGACQAPRDIPETVAQASGAAAKVACLFSRDELTREPVVAVVNRLPAPTFSYCVGCFLCQSACPYQAIEAEEIRGRDGTLIKTLAKVNAGLCQGCGTCVSTCRTKAIDIQGFSNEQIFAELMTL from the coding sequence ATGTCACGTATCGGCGTATTCACCTGCCACTGCGGAGAGAACATCGGCGCCACCGTCGACTGCGCCAAGGTGGCGGAGTGCACGAGGAACGTCCCGGGCGTCGTCCACAGCGTGGACTACAAGTACATGTGCTCGGACCCCGGCCAGACCATGATCAAGGAGGCCATCAAGGAGCACAACCTCACCGGCGTGGTGGTGGCGGCCTGCTCCCCGCGCATGCACGAGCCCACCTTCCGCAACGCCGTGGAGGAGGCCGGGCTGAACCCCTACCTCTGCGAGATGGCCAACCTCCGCGAGCACTGCTCCTGGGTGCACGAGAAGGTTGATGCCACCACCGACAAGGCCGCCGACCTCATCCGGGTCATGGTGGAGAAGGTCAAGCACAACACGCCCCTCCTGCCCATCCGCGTGCCGGTCACCAAGCGCGCCCTTGTGCTGGGCGGCGGCATCGCCGGGATCCAGGCGGCGCTCGACATCGCCAACGCCGGCCACAAGGTCGTGCTGGTGGAGAAGTCCCCCTCCATCGGCGGCCACATGAGCCAGCTCTCGGAGACCTTCCCCACCCTGGACTGCTCCCAGTGCATCCTCACGCCGAGGATGGTGGAGGCCGCGCGCCACCCCAACATCACCCTCATGACCTACGCGGAGCTGGAGAAGCTGGAGGGCTTCATCGGCAACTTCAAGGCCACCATCCGCAAGAAGGCCCGCCAGCTGGACGAGAAGCTCTGCACCGGCTGCGGCATGTGCATCACCAAGTGCCCCCAGAAGAAGATCCCCGACGAGTTCAACGAGGGCCTGGGCAAGCGCAGCGCCATCTACGTCCCCTTCCCCCAGGCCGTGCCCAACAAGCCCGTCATCGACAAGGACAACTGCACCTTCTACAAGTCCGGCAAGTGCAAGGTGTGCGAGAAGATGTGCCCCACCGGCGCCATCCGCTTCGACCAGCAGGACGAGCTGGTCACCCTGGACGTGGGCGCCATCGTGCTGGCCACGGGCTTCAAGGTCATGCGCACCGACAAGTTCCCGGAGTACGGCTACGGGAAGTACGCGGACGTCATCGACGGCCTGCAGTTCGAGCGCCTCGCCTCCGCCTCGGGCCCCACCCTGGGCGCCATGAAGCGCCCCAGCGACGGCAAGGCGCCCGAGACCATCGTCTTCGTGGCCTGCTCGGGCAGCCGGGACCGGGCCAAGGGCGTGCCCTACTGCTCGAAGATCTGCTGCATGTATACCGCCAAGCACGCCATGCTCTACAAGCACAAGATGCACCACGGGAAGGCCTACGTCTTCTACATGGACATCCGCAGCGGCGGCAAGGACTACGACGAGTTCGTGCGCCGGGCCATCGAAGAGGACGACGTGAAGTACATCCGCGGCCGGGTCTCGCGCATCTACGAGGAGGACGGCCAGCTCATCGTCAAGGGCGCCGACACCCTCCTGGGCGGCGAGCCGGTGGAGATCAAGGCCGACATGGTGGTGCTGGCCACCGCCGTGCAGGCCCAGGACGGCTCCGAGGAGCTGGCCCAGAAGCTCCACGTGAGCTACGACCCCTACCACTTCTTCGCGGAGAGCCACCCCAAGCTCAAGCCCGTGGAGACCAACACCGCCGGCATCTACCTGGCCGGGGCCTGCCAGGCCCCGCGGGACATCCCCGAGACCGTGGCCCAGGCCTCGGGCGCCGCCGCCAAGGTGGCCTGCCTCTTCAGCCGGGACGAGCTCACCCGCGAACCCGTGGTGGCCGTGGTGAACCGCCTTCCGGCGCCCACGTTCTCCTACTGCGTGGGCTGCTTCCTGTGCCAGAGCGCCTGCCCCTACCAGGCCATCGAGGCCGAGGAGATCCGCGGCCGGGACGGCACGCTGATCAAGACCCTCGCCAAGGTGAACGCCGGCCTCTGCCAGGGCTGCGGCACCTGCGTGTCGACCTGCCGCACCAAGGCCATCGACATCCAGGGCTTCAGCAACGAACAGATATTCGCCGAACTCATGACCCTCTGA
- a CDS encoding 4Fe-4S dicluster domain-containing protein — translation MSSAHHAPAPGDSLASRLRHELGINLNHCYQCGKCAAGCPVAEDMDNTSCQTLRLLQLERPELDRRVLESEAIWLCLACETCSTRCPQEVEVAKVMDYVREASLALDLAHPRSRDILAFHRAFLDSIRVTGRLYEIGLVADYKLRSRHLMKDVGLAPKMYVRGKLPLLPHFIKGRSGMKRIFQLTLGKKR, via the coding sequence ATGTCCAGTGCTCACCATGCACCCGCCCCAGGGGATTCCCTCGCCTCCCGCCTGCGCCATGAATTGGGCATCAACCTCAACCACTGCTACCAGTGCGGCAAGTGCGCCGCGGGCTGCCCGGTGGCCGAGGACATGGACAACACCTCCTGCCAGACCCTGCGCCTCCTCCAGCTGGAACGGCCCGAACTGGACCGCCGGGTCCTGGAGAGCGAGGCCATCTGGCTGTGCCTGGCCTGCGAGACCTGCTCCACCCGCTGCCCCCAGGAGGTGGAGGTGGCCAAGGTCATGGACTACGTCCGCGAGGCCTCCCTCGCCCTGGACCTGGCCCATCCCAGGAGCAGGGACATCCTGGCCTTCCACCGCGCCTTCCTGGACTCCATCCGCGTCACCGGCCGCCTCTATGAAATCGGCCTGGTGGCCGACTACAAGCTGCGCAGCCGCCACCTCATGAAGGACGTGGGGCTGGCCCCGAAGATGTACGTGCGCGGCAAGCTCCCCCTCCTGCCCCACTTCATCAAGGGCCGCAGCGGCATGAAACGGATCTTCCAGCTCACGCTGGGAAAGAAGAGGTGA
- a CDS encoding CoB--CoM heterodisulfide reductase iron-sulfur subunit B family protein: MKIGYYPGCSLLGSSREFDESVRALAPALGLELVHVPDWNCCGASSAHVLDHRLALALPARILAQAEAAGLTEILAPCAACYNRLSTARDTLEKDPALAREIEAIIEQPVTGKVRIVNILEVLDRFSDVIPGKITKPFAHKVACYYGCLLVRPPKVLKFDRAEDPRSMDRLMAAAGAAPQEWNFKTECCGAAFSVTRTDLVAKMSGKIVDNAVKHGAEAIVVACPMCQSNLDMRRPEINAHLGADHTIPVLFITQALGLAMGIDANQLGLQRHMVPAVMTPAAV; encoded by the coding sequence ATGAAGATCGGCTACTACCCCGGGTGCTCCCTCCTCGGCTCCTCAAGGGAGTTCGACGAATCCGTCAGGGCCCTGGCCCCCGCCCTGGGCCTCGAGCTGGTGCACGTCCCCGACTGGAACTGCTGCGGGGCGTCGAGCGCCCACGTGCTGGACCACAGGCTCGCCCTGGCCCTGCCCGCGCGCATCCTGGCCCAGGCCGAGGCCGCGGGCCTCACCGAGATCCTGGCCCCCTGCGCGGCCTGCTACAACCGCCTGTCCACGGCCCGGGACACCCTCGAGAAGGACCCCGCCCTGGCCCGGGAGATCGAGGCCATCATCGAGCAGCCCGTCACCGGCAAGGTGCGCATCGTGAACATCCTCGAGGTGCTGGACCGGTTCAGCGACGTCATCCCCGGGAAGATCACGAAGCCCTTCGCCCACAAGGTGGCGTGCTACTACGGGTGCCTCCTGGTCCGGCCCCCCAAGGTGCTGAAGTTCGACCGCGCCGAGGACCCCCGGTCCATGGACCGCCTCATGGCCGCCGCGGGCGCGGCGCCCCAGGAGTGGAACTTCAAGACCGAGTGCTGCGGGGCGGCCTTCTCCGTCACCCGCACCGACCTGGTGGCGAAGATGAGCGGGAAGATCGTCGACAACGCCGTCAAGCACGGCGCCGAGGCGATCGTCGTGGCCTGCCCCATGTGCCAGTCCAACCTGGACATGCGCCGGCCCGAAATCAACGCCCACCTGGGCGCCGACCACACGATCCCCGTCCTGTTCATCACCCAGGCCCTCGGCCTGGCGATGGGCATCGACGCCAACCAGCTGGGGCTGCAGCGGCACATGGTGCCCGCCGTCATGACCCCAGCGGCCGTCTGA
- a CDS encoding hydrogenase iron-sulfur subunit, whose protein sequence is MTEPFEPKITAFVCNWCTYAGADLTGTSRIKYQSNVRVLRLPCTGRIDFMLLAKAFSRGSDGVIVSGCHPNDCHYTSGNYHARRRWMIYRNLMDFMGIDTRRVTFSWVSAAEGARWAELVNEVTTTVRELGPYTEYKELALTGVE, encoded by the coding sequence ATGACCGAACCCTTCGAACCCAAGATCACCGCCTTCGTCTGCAACTGGTGCACGTACGCCGGCGCCGACCTCACCGGCACCAGCCGCATCAAGTACCAGTCCAACGTCCGGGTGCTGCGCCTGCCCTGCACGGGCCGCATCGACTTCATGCTGCTGGCCAAGGCCTTCTCCCGGGGCTCGGACGGCGTGATCGTCTCCGGCTGCCACCCCAACGACTGCCACTACACCTCCGGCAACTACCACGCCCGGAGGCGCTGGATGATCTACCGCAACCTCATGGACTTCATGGGCATCGATACGCGCAGGGTGACCTTCTCCTGGGTGTCGGCCGCCGAGGGGGCCCGCTGGGCGGAACTGGTGAACGAAGTCACCACCACCGTCCGGGAGCTGGGCCCCTACACCGAATACAAGGAACTCGCCCTGACCGGCGTGGAGTGA
- a CDS encoding 4Fe-4S dicluster domain-containing protein: MADNFFLPQASLDTLFAALAKDGRRILAPTDRDGRTELNPVDKPADVAKDYLQTILSAKEAAFPKVERLMSFTTGSKSVDLVDAEPHALPTVLFGVRPCEASGFRALDAVFNWDTRDRFFNARMEALAVIGVACTRKDDACFCTSVGGGPGSTAGSDILLTPVDGGFLAEVLTEKGKAMAALAPEAFKADPGLEKKVVDVPVAFDQPGLTRRLKDRFEDGIWVEQSLRCVGCGACAYVCPTCVCFDIVEESDAKGGHRLRTWDSCGGHMFTLHASGHNPRETQAQRWRQRVYHKFSYYPERYDMLGCVGCGKCTRACPVDMNLQEHLAEAAQA; encoded by the coding sequence ATGGCAGACAACTTCTTCCTCCCCCAAGCATCCCTCGACACGCTGTTCGCGGCCCTGGCCAAGGACGGCCGCCGGATCCTGGCCCCCACGGACCGGGACGGGCGCACCGAACTCAATCCCGTGGACAAGCCCGCCGACGTGGCCAAGGACTACCTCCAGACCATCCTCTCCGCCAAGGAGGCCGCCTTTCCCAAGGTGGAGCGGCTCATGAGCTTCACCACCGGCTCCAAGTCGGTGGACCTGGTGGACGCCGAGCCCCATGCCCTGCCCACCGTCCTCTTCGGCGTCCGCCCCTGCGAGGCCTCCGGCTTCAGGGCCCTGGACGCGGTGTTCAACTGGGACACCCGCGACCGCTTCTTCAACGCCCGCATGGAGGCCCTGGCCGTCATCGGCGTGGCCTGCACGAGGAAGGACGACGCCTGCTTCTGCACCAGCGTCGGCGGCGGACCCGGCTCCACCGCGGGCAGCGACATCCTGCTGACGCCCGTGGACGGCGGCTTCCTGGCCGAGGTCCTGACGGAGAAGGGCAAGGCCATGGCGGCCCTGGCCCCAGAGGCCTTCAAGGCCGACCCCGGCCTCGAGAAGAAGGTCGTGGACGTGCCGGTCGCCTTCGACCAGCCCGGCCTCACGAGGCGGCTCAAGGACCGGTTCGAGGACGGCATCTGGGTCGAGCAGAGCCTGCGCTGCGTGGGCTGCGGCGCCTGCGCCTACGTCTGCCCCACCTGCGTGTGCTTCGACATCGTCGAGGAGTCCGACGCCAAGGGCGGCCACCGCCTGCGCACCTGGGACTCCTGCGGCGGCCACATGTTCACCCTCCACGCCTCCGGCCACAACCCCCGCGAGACCCAGGCCCAGCGCTGGCGCCAGCGGGTCTACCACAAGTTCTCGTACTACCCCGAGCGCTACGACATGCTCGGCTGCGTCGGGTGCGGCAAGTGCACCCGGGCATGCCCCGTGGACATGAACCTCCAGGAACACCTGGCGGAAGCGGCCCAGGCCTGA